A stretch of DNA from Streptococcus sp. NPS 308:
GCCTTTCGTGAAACGGCTGAAGGTGGACTCGCAGCCACCCCGACTGGTCGTCGCCTACAAAAAGAAATCTTCGGAGAATAAGTTTATCTATTAGGAGAAATCATGCCCTCTATCTCAGCTATCTTTTTTGATCTAGACGGAACCCTGGTTGACAGTTCCATCGGGATCCACAATGCTTTTACCCATACCTTTAAAGAGCTAGGAGTGCCTAGCCCTGATGCCAAAACTATTCGTGGTTTTATGGGTCCGCCTCTTGAAAGTAGTTTTGCGACCTGCCTTCCCAAGGAACAAATCTCAGAAGCTGTTCAAATCTACCGTTCTTACTACAAGAAAAAAGGAATCCACGAAGCGCAGCTTTTCCCCCGAATGACGGAATTGCTCCAAGAACTCTCTCAAAACTACCCTCTCTATATCACTACAACAAAGAATACTCCTACTGCTCATGATATGACTAAAAATCTGGGAATCCATCATTTCTTTGATGGCATTTACGGCTCTAGTCCTGAAACGCCGCACAAGGCGGATGTCATCCGTTATGCCTTGCAGATGCATCAACTGCCCGCAGACCAAGTCCTCATCATCGGAGACACCAAGTTTGATATGATCGGAGCCCAAGAAACTGGCATTAAAAAGTTCGCTGTTACTTGGGGATTTGGAGAGGAGGCTGATTTACTCAGCTATCAACCTGACTGGATTGCCCATACCATTGACGATATCATTAACCAGCTATAAATGATACACCATACAAAAATACTCCTAACACTAGTGAACTAGGTTGAGGAGTATTTTTTTGTATAGGTTGTTACTATAAGCGATTATTTGCTGTGAAACGACTCAGCCGTTTTTAACTAGACTAAAAATAGCTTAATATTTTCGTACCATGTCTTCAAACTGAGAGTCTTTCTTATTCTCTTCATTTTTTTCACTATTTTTTATTACTTTTTCTTCAAAGCGTTGACTGGGCATAGCGAGCATAATTAACAGTGTTAATGCACCCAAAGGGACAAATACAATAAAGATATAGGCCCAATGGATACCCACATCTCGTAAGCGACGTACTATCAGTGCTAGTAGAGGAACAAACTCAACTAGCAACAAAATAATATACATACTGAAAAGCGCTATATTGATGATGGGGTTGTCAAATTCTAATCCAGTGAACAGCGAGTAGTAGACGGGAAAGAAAATCACCATATTTAGCAGCCAAACCCACCAAAACTCTGGACGTGTAGAATGACCAGAAAAATTTAAATACCCCTTCCAAAAATTTTTATAAGCATTCAGCATGCATGGACCTCCTTTCATTATATCTATTCACCATCTAGCCCATATCTTTATCTTGGTTTCGAAAATAAATCTATCGTTTCAGATCTACTTAATTCTCAAAAACCAGCCTCCTGCTTTAAACAGAAAACTGGTTTAGCATTTTCATTTTAAAAATCAGTCGAAATCCTTACTCAGCATGGGTTGTCTCATTTGCAAAAGAAATGATTGCTTCTTTGAGCTCATCTCCACTGAGTGAACGGAACTCCTCTATTTTTTGATTGATGGCTTCTAGAGGCATGACATTTACCTTACCAACGAAAATCTTGTCCATGACTTGATTATCAACCAATTCGGTCGAAACCAAGAGTTCTTCATAGAGTTTTTCCCCTGGTCGAATCCCAACTTCAACGATTGGAATTTCACTTTCTGTATGTCCGCTTAGAAGGACCATTTTCTTAGCCAAGTCATAGATCTTGACTGGTTTGCCCATATCAAGGATAAAGACTTCTCCGTCCTTGGCATAAGCGCCAGCATGAATTACCAGACGACTGGCCTCTGGAATGGTCATGAAGTAACGTGTCATACGGAAGTCTGTCACCGTAACAGGACCACCTTCAGCAATTTG
This window harbors:
- a CDS encoding HAD-IA family hydrolase encodes the protein MPSISAIFFDLDGTLVDSSIGIHNAFTHTFKELGVPSPDAKTIRGFMGPPLESSFATCLPKEQISEAVQIYRSYYKKKGIHEAQLFPRMTELLQELSQNYPLYITTTKNTPTAHDMTKNLGIHHFFDGIYGSSPETPHKADVIRYALQMHQLPADQVLIIGDTKFDMIGAQETGIKKFAVTWGFGEEADLLSYQPDWIAHTIDDIINQL
- a CDS encoding DUF805 domain-containing protein; amino-acid sequence: MLNAYKNFWKGYLNFSGHSTRPEFWWVWLLNMVIFFPVYYSLFTGLEFDNPIINIALFSMYIILLLVEFVPLLALIVRRLRDVGIHWAYIFIVFVPLGALTLLIMLAMPSQRFEEKVIKNSEKNEENKKDSQFEDMVRKY